In the genome of Bosea sp. BIWAKO-01, the window CCGGACCGCGGCCTCGAGTGGAGCTGGTGTCCAGTCATTCACCGCGGCAAGCTTCTCTGCCAGGCTAGGCATGCGCTGGCGCGCGCCCTCGTCCAGCAGTGTCGCCGCCTTCTGGTCGAGTGCGAGCGGACGCTTGGCAAAAAGATAGGACGCGCTGTCGAGCAGCTCGATCAGCGTCTTGGCACGCTCCTTCAGTCCCGGCATCGCAGCAAGAAGCTTGGCTTCGAGAACCGGATCGAGTTCGGGGCCAAGGCCATGCGCAGGGCCGATTTCCGGCAGGATGCTCTTCAGTGCATCAAGCAGGTCACGATCATCGGACTGGCGCATATAGAGTCCGTTCAGGCTCTCCAGCTTGGCGTAGTCGAAGCGTGCAGGGGAACGGCCGATGGAGGAAAGATTGAACAGCGAGACCATCTCTTCGGTCGAGAAGATCTCCTGGTCGCCATGGCTCCAGCCGAGCCGGAGGAGGTAGTTGCGCAGGGCCACCGGCAGATAGCCCATGGAGCGATAGGCATCGACGCCGAGCGCGCCATGGCGCTTGGAGAGCTTCGCGCCGTCCGCCCCATGGATCAGCGGGATATGCGACATGCTCGGCACGCGCCAGCCCATAGCCTGGTAGATCTGGGTCTGGCGGGCGGCGTTGGTGAGATGGTCGTCGCCACGGATGACATGAGTCACGGCCATGTCATGGTCGTCCACGACGACAGCGAGCATATAGGTCGGGTTGCCGTCGGAACGCAGCAGCACGAGGTCGTCTAGATTCTCGTTCTGCCAGACGACGCGGCCCTGCACTTCGTCCTCGACCACTGTCTCGCCGGTCTGCGGCGCGCGCAGGCGGATGACCGGCTTCACGCCG includes:
- the gltX gene encoding glutamate--tRNA ligase, whose protein sequence is MSDAVVTRFAPSPTGFLHIGGARTALFNWLYARRHGGKMLLRIEDTDRERSTEPAIAAILDGLSWLGLDWDGETVYQFARAARHREVAEQMLAAGKAYYCYATPQELEEMREKARAEGRPMRYDGRWRDRDPATAPAGVKPVIRLRAPQTGETVVEDEVQGRVVWQNENLDDLVLLRSDGNPTYMLAVVVDDHDMAVTHVIRGDDHLTNAARQTQIYQAMGWRVPSMSHIPLIHGADGAKLSKRHGALGVDAYRSMGYLPVALRNYLLRLGWSHGDQEIFSTEEMVSLFNLSSIGRSPARFDYAKLESLNGLYMRQSDDRDLLDALKSILPEIGPAHGLGPELDPVLEAKLLAAMPGLKERAKTLIELLDSASYLFAKRPLALDQKAATLLDEGARQRMPSLAEKLAAVNDWTPAPLEAAVRAFAEEQALKLGQVAQPLRAALTGRSQSPGLFDVMAVLGREETLARLSDQT